The sequence AACCAATAATTATTCTCTGACCATTCATTTTCTGGCATAAATGTGATTCCATCTAAATGTCCTAGACTTTCTTTATACTTTTTGAAAATTTCTTTTTTTCGAGCAACGCGTTGATCGAGCACGCGCATTTGACCTCTACCTATCCCAGCAAGTACGTTACTTAAACGATAATTATAACCCACTTCATTATGTTGATAGTGTCGAGCCTGTTCACGCGCTTGTGTAGCCCAAAAACGCGCTTTATCAATCATATCTTTGTTTGACGAAACAAGCATTCCCCCACCTGAAGTTGTGATAATTTTATTCCCATTAAACGAAAAGATCCCAAAATCACCGATAGTTCCAGATGCTTTATCTTTGTAAGAACTACCAAGGGATTCCGCAGCATCTTCAATAAGTATCGCATTATTATCATCACAAATTTGACGTATCTCATCCATACGAGCATTAATACCATACAGATGTACAACGATAACCACTTTTGTACCAGGATACTTTTCAAACGCACGTTCTAGTGCTTCAGGGCTCATATTCCATGTCAAATATTCACTATCGATGAAAATAGGATTAGCTTTTTCATACATAATTGGATTTGCAGTTGCTGCGAAAGTAAGAGATTGACAAAAAACATTATCTCCAGGTTTAATATTAGATAATTTAAGTGCTAAATGAATTGCAGCTGTACCACTACTTAATGCAAGTGCTTCAGTTGATTTCGTATAGTCTCTAATATCTTGTTCAAATCCATCAACATTAGGTCCTAAAGGCGCAATCCAGTTGGATTCGAATGCTTTGTTTATATATTCTTGTTCAAAACCTTCTTCACTCATGTGAGGAGAAGCTAATAATATTCTTTTACTCATATTTACCCCTTTTTATTTCTCGTTATTCTTAGAATAAGTTGGAACTGTTTCTTTAATCGCATCATAGACATCGATTTCTCCATCAACTGCTTGTTTTAATGTTAGTAGTGAGGTTTTAATCGCATCAATCTCATAATTTATTGGATTTGCAATGTGTATTAAATCATTTGGTGTCTTTTGCAATCCTTCTTCTGCCATTAATAATTCTTCATAAAGCTTTTCACCAGGTCTTAGTCCTGTAAATTTAATTTCTATATCTTTGTATGGTACATAGCCACTTAATTCGATTACTTTCTCTGCTAAACTTAGAATTTTAACAGGTTCTCCCATATCTAATACAAAAATTTCTCCACCATCTGCATAGGTAGCCGCTTGTAATACTAAACTCACGGCTTCGGGTATTGTCATAAAATATCGAATTATTTCTGGATGCGTTACCGTAACTGGTCCGCCTTGTTCGATTTGTTTTCTAAATAGTGGTACCACCGATCCATTTGATCCCAATACGTTTCCAAATCTTACAGCAACAAATTTCGTACTTGAACATTTATCAAATGCTTGAAGCATCATTTCATTAAATCGTTTGGTAGCCCCCATTATATTTGTTGGGTTCACCGCTTTATCCGTTGAAATATTTATGACTTTTTCTACTTTGTACTTTATAGATGTTTGAATGATATTGAATGTTCCAAAAATATTATTTTTAATTGCCTCTTCTGGAGCATCTTCCATTAGAGGAACATGCTTATGAGCCGCAGCATGGAAGACAATTGTTGGTTTTGTAGACTCAAAAACTTTTTCAAGAGAAGACTGATCACGAACAGATGTAATAATTGCCGAGACTTTTATTTTCGGAATGACGCCTTCACGTTCCATAATTCTAAGTTCTTGCTGAATATCGTACAATCCATTTTCATTAATATCTACTAAAGTTAAGGACATTGGTGAATACTTAACTACTTGCCGCACTAACTCTGAACCAATAGAACCACCAGCTCCCGTTATGAGCACACGCTGACTATCTAAGTTTCTGAAAATTTCTACATCATCGATTATAATCTCCGGTCTATTGAGTAAATCACTAATTTCAATTTTACGAAGACTATTTTTTAGGTTTTTATTTTGAATTAATTTTTGAGCAGACTCTACAGTTTTAACATCCACCCCAATTTTCACGAGTTTATTAATAATTTCCTTTTGGGTATTTAATGGTTGAGATGGCATCGCAACAAAAACACACTCTACAGCATATTTCTTTACAACTTTTTCGATGTCATCAATACTACCTAGAACTGGTACTGAATAAATAATACTATTTTTCAAGTTTGGATTATCATCAATAAATCCAATAACTTTATATCCATATTCATTATTTCGACTGATTTCATTTAGAATCATTTGTCCAGCACTACCTGCACCGTAAATTAGAATTGATTGGAGTTTTTTACCTTTTACGGCTACGCGTTCTTTTTTATCGTAATAGTAACGAACAACAAAACGTACTGCTAGTTGCAAGAGTACATTCAATCCCGTAATCACAATCATAGCACGCGTTCCAATGAGCTCGTCATTACGAATGATTATGATCACCATACAGGATAAGAACGCCATGATATTAGCTAAACCAATTCGTATTGTTTCATGGACAGATATTTTTCTCCAAATCATTTTATCAAGTGAAAATATCTTATAGAAAATGAGATACATTACAAGGATTAATCCCACTTCAAAAAGACCAACCCGCTGATACAATAACTCCATTGCATAATGCGAATTATTAAGGATTGCTAAACCACCGATAATTGAAAGAATTAAAACTAAAATATCAAAAAACACCATGACAACTTTATTCTTTTTCATTAATTTCCCCAAACCTTCCCCTATTACTTTTTATATGTATATACAACGGAAATATTATATCACATAATATCATTAAATATCGTTTTATCAGTGTGACATTATATTTCATAATCTTCATACCGATTACATATAAGGCTCTTTTATAAGCTCTTTTGATTACCCTTTGATAAAAAAACAAAAAATGAGCTTTGATTTTCTCGAAAGCCCATTTTTTCTCTTTTTGATTGTATTAATTATTATTTTTCTCAAATCCACTTATGTTTGATAGTTTAGAATTAAAAGCATTCGTAAGTGTTTCAATGATTTCATCAAGATCTTCACCATCATAATGATCATTAAGACACAACATCTTATACTTGTTAGATTTTATAGCAGCCGCACCTTTTTCAGCTTCTTCAAGGCTGTCAATAAGGAAACGATCTCCGATTTTGTGGCTTCTTGGCATGAAGTTTCCTTCGCACATTTGCCATTCTTTAATCACCCATTGATTCACATCATATTTGTAGTCACGAATTTGATGTAAGCATGTTTGATGCAATACATCGTATTCTTTTTCCCAAATTGTCTCAAATGTAGACTTTAAAAATGAAGTAGGCAAATGCTGTTGATACAGGCCTGGAAACCGTGACCATGGTGTAAAGATGAGGTTTAACGCGTTAAGCACACCATAACGATAGTTATACCATTTCAATGGATTTTTTTTAATCACTTGTCGTTTGTTGAAATTTTGATTGATTATTCCGATATCGTTAATCATGATATTCGAGATCGTATCATAACGCGCAGGAACTATTGGGTTGATAACTGCAGTATCACAAGGAAGACCCTCTTTAAAGAAGTCTTCTGGCGTAACAGGTTTGTTTAGAAACATATCATCATTGAAATATACAAAGTGTTCACTTAAACCTTCAATACGATGCATATTCAATTCAATTGCATGAGATGAAAATGTTGGTAAGTATTCCTTTGGAATATAATCTGTATGATTAATAATTTTTAACTTAGGATGATCAACATTTAAAAATTCTGGTAAATGCCCATACGTAATTAAATAGACATTATTAACCCATGGTGCATACATCTCAACTGCACGAAACCAATATTTAAAGATATCCCAATCTCGATAATCACTGTCTGTAATTTCTACGTCTTTACCTTCGAGTTGGAGTCGATCACGAATCCAATCTTTATCACTTCCGTCCACCCACGGGACAACAAAATCAATTTTTAACGATTCCATGGCTATACCTCCCTAGCAACTGGCAGTGAAAGCCAGATTTATTCGTACAATTCCATCCAAATTACATTTCCATTATAGTCTAAGTATTCACGAGAATATTTTGTCGTTCCTACAGCTATACCATCTGCATCAAATGGACTGATTGAGGAATAGAACTTATCTGTAAGAATCGCTCCCTCTTCGTCAATTATTGAGAAATAATTAGAATGTTCTGTTTGAATCATAAAATATGATCGATCTGTAAACGTTAAGTCTTTGTATATGGACCCTCTCCAAACAGTATTTTTGTTATATGCATTCAGTTCATCGTACTCAATGACTTTATGTTTTGGAACCATAGTCATTGGGAACGGTTTTGAATCACGTGCATCGTTAAACTCATTTCGTGCATCAATTGTTGGTTTTACAGTTTCATAATCCACAACTAATGGATTTCCGATTTTACGATACAATTTACTTGAATATGATCTTTCGCCGATAGTTTCTTCAACAAACGGTCCATATATCTTAAATCGACTCTTAGCAGTCGGTAATTCAACAATTTGTCCTTTTTCATTCACGATACCATAAGTTAAGAAGTCTTCACCTTTTTTAACTTTTTCGCTATCTGGGAACTTCACAGATAAATGAACTAGATTTGGATCATATAGTGCTTCTTGGGCGTAAACAGTGCGCATCTTGTTTTGTTGATAATCTTTAACTTGGGCTTTAACTAATTCACCATTTTGAACTTCAAATGCGTACATGTTATTAAAACTTGCATAGTTCTTTTGGAAAATTGTCTCGAGGTTTAGTCGCGTCGGTGAATATTCATAACCCGTACGTTTTACCTGTTTTGCTAATTCATTATAGAACTGAGTTCCATTAAAACCTAATAAGACTACAAACGCTAATTTATAGATTTTTTTATCTTCATATAGACTTAAAATCATCGGCAGAGTGATTACAGTAGCATAATAGCCAAATACTGTAATACGTGTTCCCAATACTTTTGAGAATGGAAGATAGAAGTAGAGCAACATATTCAACAACACAAAATCGATAAGATTTTTTTGTTTTGAATATTTTTCAGTTAATTTATTGTAGTGTAAAATTGTAACCGCAAAAATTGAAAATCTCAATAAAAAGGGTACACTCAATATTTTTATATGATCTGCATCTGAGTACAGAAGCAGTTTCGATAACACGGGGATGTTTTGAAAAATGGATAAAACAGCAGGTGTAAAAATCAATCGAGTTAATGGGAATAATACGAAAATTAACACAAACCATTTAAACGACCACTTGATTTTGGTAGCCAAGTACAGAACAGGAACAACAAGTGCAGTTCCATGAATAAAGAACAAAATAAACGTGGTCAAACCTTTGATTTTCCAATCGAAATCTCGATCACGGTTAAAGTAAACATACATTGAGCCAACAATAACAATAACTTGTCGCAACGCTCCAAGATTCCAATATAAGAAAAATGTAGAGAAGTAGAGTAAGGTCGCCATCTCAAAATTATCAGAACTGTCTTTAATCCATAATAAGGCTACGAGTAAAATACCCGTACAGAGTAACCCTGAAAAAATGTGATAGTTCATACCTAATGCACGACCACCCAGCATCAATACCTTAAACAAGGTTTCAATTTTGGGAAGACTTGCGAAAGAATCGTTAATCCGATGCGGATCAATGGATTCGTAAATCGTCTGATATGAAAAATAATCTGCCCCAACTCCAAATCTTAAGAAAATAATCAAGATAAACGGAACTGCAGCAACAATAAATTTTTTCTTTGTTTCTAAGTGCTTTCCAAAATACAAAAACGCACATAAGTATATAAAACTAAAATAATACACAATAAGCTCCTCACATTCATTAAACT is a genomic window of Erysipelothrix amsterdamensis containing:
- a CDS encoding DegT/DnrJ/EryC1/StrS family aminotransferase translates to MSKRILLASPHMSEEGFEQEYINKAFESNWIAPLGPNVDGFEQDIRDYTKSTEALALSSGTAAIHLALKLSNIKPGDNVFCQSLTFAATANPIMYEKANPIFIDSEYLTWNMSPEALERAFEKYPGTKVVIVVHLYGINARMDEIRQICDDNNAILIEDAAESLGSSYKDKASGTIGDFGIFSFNGNKIITTSGGGMLVSSNKDMIDKARFWATQAREQARHYQHNEVGYNYRLSNVLAGIGRGQMRVLDQRVARKKEIFKKYKESLGHLDGITFMPENEWSENNYWLSSMIVKNSHITAFDVIVALENENIESRPVWKPMHLQPVFSEYDFISVDNHDVSKDLFEHGVCLPSDTKMTELDQETVIEIIRKVFNEDEK
- a CDS encoding polysaccharide biosynthesis protein, whose product is MKKNKVVMVFFDILVLILSIIGGLAILNNSHYAMELLYQRVGLFEVGLILVMYLIFYKIFSLDKMIWRKISVHETIRIGLANIMAFLSCMVIIIIRNDELIGTRAMIVITGLNVLLQLAVRFVVRYYYDKKERVAVKGKKLQSILIYGAGSAGQMILNEISRNNEYGYKVIGFIDDNPNLKNSIIYSVPVLGSIDDIEKVVKKYAVECVFVAMPSQPLNTQKEIINKLVKIGVDVKTVESAQKLIQNKNLKNSLRKIEISDLLNRPEIIIDDVEIFRNLDSQRVLITGAGGSIGSELVRQVVKYSPMSLTLVDINENGLYDIQQELRIMEREGVIPKIKVSAIITSVRDQSSLEKVFESTKPTIVFHAAAHKHVPLMEDAPEEAIKNNIFGTFNIIQTSIKYKVEKVINISTDKAVNPTNIMGATKRFNEMMLQAFDKCSSTKFVAVRFGNVLGSNGSVVPLFRKQIEQGGPVTVTHPEIIRYFMTIPEAVSLVLQAATYADGGEIFVLDMGEPVKILSLAEKVIELSGYVPYKDIEIKFTGLRPGEKLYEELLMAEEGLQKTPNDLIHIANPINYEIDAIKTSLLTLKQAVDGEIDVYDAIKETVPTYSKNNEK
- a CDS encoding stealth family protein, yielding MESLKIDFVVPWVDGSDKDWIRDRLQLEGKDVEITDSDYRDWDIFKYWFRAVEMYAPWVNNVYLITYGHLPEFLNVDHPKLKIINHTDYIPKEYLPTFSSHAIELNMHRIEGLSEHFVYFNDDMFLNKPVTPEDFFKEGLPCDTAVINPIVPARYDTISNIMINDIGIINQNFNKRQVIKKNPLKWYNYRYGVLNALNLIFTPWSRFPGLYQQHLPTSFLKSTFETIWEKEYDVLHQTCLHQIRDYKYDVNQWVIKEWQMCEGNFMPRSHKIGDRFLIDSLEEAEKGAAAIKSNKYKMLCLNDHYDGEDLDEIIETLTNAFNSKLSNISGFEKNNN
- a CDS encoding EpsG family protein codes for the protein MYYFSFIYLCAFLYFGKHLETKKKFIVAAVPFILIIFLRFGVGADYFSYQTIYESIDPHRINDSFASLPKIETLFKVLMLGGRALGMNYHIFSGLLCTGILLVALLWIKDSSDNFEMATLLYFSTFFLYWNLGALRQVIVIVGSMYVYFNRDRDFDWKIKGLTTFILFFIHGTALVVPVLYLATKIKWSFKWFVLIFVLFPLTRLIFTPAVLSIFQNIPVLSKLLLYSDADHIKILSVPFLLRFSIFAVTILHYNKLTEKYSKQKNLIDFVLLNMLLYFYLPFSKVLGTRITVFGYYATVITLPMILSLYEDKKIYKLAFVVLLGFNGTQFYNELAKQVKRTGYEYSPTRLNLETIFQKNYASFNNMYAFEVQNGELVKAQVKDYQQNKMRTVYAQEALYDPNLVHLSVKFPDSEKVKKGEDFLTYGIVNEKGQIVELPTAKSRFKIYGPFVEETIGERSYSSKLYRKIGNPLVVDYETVKPTIDARNEFNDARDSKPFPMTMVPKHKVIEYDELNAYNKNTVWRGSIYKDLTFTDRSYFMIQTEHSNYFSIIDEEGAILTDKFYSSISPFDADGIAVGTTKYSREYLDYNGNVIWMELYE